The Teredinibacter sp. KSP-S5-2 genomic interval CGAATTAGTTAGTCAATCTGGAGTTTCTTTTGGAATTTTTATACGAATACGGCTTATTTTTGGCCAAGGCTGTCACCATTGTGGTTGCGATTGGCGCTGTCATCGCACTTATTGTATCCGCTGGTATGAAAGGACAGGGGCACGACTCTGGTCATATCGAGGTTAAAAGCTTAAACGATAAGTTTGATGATATTGAAGAGACAATGAAGTCCGTTGTCCTGTCTGAAGGCCAGTTTAAGGAAGAGCAAAAAGCAAAGAAAAAGCAGGAAAAAGAAGAAAAGAAAGCTGCAAAAAAAGCCAAAGATCAATCAGCGGATGAGAAGCCTCGTGTGTATGTGGCTGAGTTCGATGGGGATATTAAGGCATCCGCCGTAGAAGAACTACGGGAAGTCGTAACTGCGATTCTAGCTCTGGCAAAGCCTGAGGATGAAGTTGTCGTTAAGTTGGAAAGCCAGGGTGGAATGGTTCACAGCTATGGTTTGGCTTCGAGTCAGCTGGACCGTTTAGTCAGTGCCAGTATTCCACTAACCATCTGTGTAGATAAAGTTGCTGCCAGTGGTGGTTACATGATGGCTTGTGTGGCCAACAAAATTCTTGCTGCGCCATTCGCAATTATTGGTTCTATTGGTGTGGTCGCCCAGCTTCCGAATTTCCATCGCTTGCTCAAAAAGAACGATATTGACTATGAAATGCTGACAGCCGGTGAGTACAAGCGTACTTTAACCATGTTCGGTGAGAACACGGATAAGGGGCGTCAGAAGTTCATGGAAGATCTGGAAGATACTCACGAATTATTTAAAGAGTTCATTACCGACCATCGGCCACAGGTTAACATCGATGAAGTGGCTACGGGTGAAATCTGGTTCGGTCGACGTGCTGTAGAAAAAGCGCTTATTGATGAGGTGATGACCTCGGATCAATATTTATTTGATTTAAAAGAACGTGCAGATATCTACCAAGTTGAATTTGTTCAGAAAAAATCTCTGCAGGAAAAGCTGGGGATTTCTGTTGAGGCTTCCATTGATAAGGCGTTTAGCAAAATATGGCAAACACTTAACAACAAAATATTCAGTTAATACTCGTTGTCAAAAAGAAAAATGCCACCCTGGAGGTGGCTTTTTTTTGCCCAACAATAATGTCGGTTTTTATGTGTGATTACTTCCACTAAAAAGGTTAAGACTAAAAAAACTAATCCCGTCGAAGCTTATCCGATACCGCAATTGGGTTCGGGAAGTTAAAGATTACGATGTAACTTGAAATTACAAAGGTGATTATCGCGGCTGACTGAACGAGAAGTGATGCTTCGTCACCGATTAAATTTTTTGAATACGCGAGGAAAACAATAAGTAAAGAAAACTCACTTATTTGTCCCAATCTAAAGCCTATATCCCATGCTAAGTTTTCTTTTTCGCTGTGCTGACGAAGCAATAAATAAAAAATACCAGGTTTAAGCAACAATACCGCGATAGCAAACACACTCACAGCGCCGATTACCTGAGGTATTAATGCTAAATTAAGTTGGGCGCCGAGGGAGAAGAAAAACAGGACTAAAAAGAAATCACGAAGAGGCTTCAAGCTTAATGCTATATATTGTGCAATAGGGCTGGTCGCAATAGTAATGCCAGCAATAAATGCTCCTATCTCAGCCGATAAATGTAATCTTTCAGAAAGTTCCGCTAGACCGAGGCACCAGGCAATAGCGAGTAAAAAAATGTATTCGTGAAAGCGGTCAAACTTGGTAATTAGATTAATTAAAACAAAGCGAACAAAAAGGTAAGCTCCGCCAGCTATAAGTGGCAGTGCCGCAAGCGCAGTAAGCATCGGTTTAATTTGGAAGCTGCCAGCCGAACTGCTGAGTAGTATTAACAAACAGAATATGGCCAGGAAGTCTTGTAAAAGCAGCAAGCCGACCATTAATTCGCCCGTGTATTTGTGGTGCAATACCGTGGTGGGTAAAAGCTTGATGCCAATAATCGTACTGGAAAACATGGATGCCATACCAATAATGGCAGACTCTGTTAATGTAAACCCAAAACTAATACCGATGATAAAACCAATCGCGGCAAAGCAGGCACTGCTTATGACTGCAACACTGGTCGCTTTACGTAGTACAACCAACAAGGCTTTTGGTTGCATATCCAGGCCAAGCAAAAATAACAGGAAGATGATGCCAATATGTGACATATCTGTGATATAGGAAATATCCTTTAAAACTTCCAGGCCAAACGGGCCTAGTAACGCACCGATTGCAATGTATGCAACAAGAATCGGTTGTCGGCTGTACAGCGCTAATGAGGCAATAAGTGCGGAACCGCAAAATATCAAGAAAAACGTTTCGAGAATAACTCCGCTCATTAATTAGCCTAATTTGAGATGTATGTGAGTGGATAACAAAACTGTCGCACAGAATGTATTTTTTAAAAAAAGAATGATCTGTGAGTAAATTATCGTTCAAAACCCATGATATTTCATGGACTTGATGAAAAAAACCGGGAACAGATCAAGTGCTGAGAAGGGCTGCGCCAAGCAGCGGCAGCCCAAAAGGAATTATTAAGCTCTACGCCTAAAAAGTGGTTGCGGTTCGTCAACAGCCGCCTGATAGCTATTACTAAAATCGTTTAAACGATTCAACATGGATTCAAGATTACAGTCGTCTTCCATCTTGAACGCATTAAAGCCACAACGAGATAGATAAAACACCTGGTCTTCCATGAAATGGCCTACAGCGCGCAGTTCACCAGTAAAATCATACTGTTCACGAAGCATGCGGCCAATAGAGAAACCTCTACCATCGGCGAAGGCGGGGAAGTCCACCGCAATCAATTTCAGTGATGGAACATAATCGGCTATTGCTTCGATTGAAGCATCACTGGCCAACCACACAGCAGTGCGCTCCGTGTCGAGGTTACCTTCTTTCGCGGCCTTTAAAAAAGCGTCAAGAGACAGAATCTGATTGCCGTTGCCAGTACCTTCTTCGCGAACAATAGACCAGCTATCGTCGATAATCTCTTTATCTTTAATGAGCTTTTGCATATACACGCTCCTTAAATAGGTCGTGTCCAACACGACGGTATGTATCGATAAATCTTTCACCTTCGACGCGGTTTTCCGTGTATACGTCAACAAGCTTTTGAATCACACCTGGCATTTCCTCTCGCGAGAATGCAGGGCCGAGTACCTTTGCCAAAGCAGCGTCTTTTAGAGAGCTACCACCAAGCTGAACCTGATAGAACTCCTCACCTTTCTTATCGACACCAAGAATACCTATATGGCCGATATGGTGGTGGCCGCAGGCATTCATACAACCTGAAATATTCAAATCCAGGTCGCCCAAATCATAGAGATAATCGAGATCGTCGAACTGTCGCTGGATGGCTTCTGCTACAGGAATAGATTTGGCATTCGCCAGTGAGCAAAAGTCACCGCCAGGGCAGCAAATCATATCGGTTAGGGTGCCGATATTTGGCGTAGCAAAACCAGCTTGTTTGGCTTCGTGCCACAAATCAAGCAGTTGAGAGGCTTTCACATCTGCTAGAACAATATTTTGCTCATGGGTTGCTCGTACTTCGCCGTATGTGTATTTCTCTGCAAGATCTGCAATCGCTTCTAGCTGAGCGGAGGTCACGTCCCCTGGAGCCACGCCTGTAGGTTTTAAAGACAGAGTAACGCATCGATAGCCAGGCACGCGATGTTCGCTCACATTACGTCTAACCCAATTGCCGAACGCCTTGTTTTCACGTGCTTGTGCATCGACAAGAGCATGAGATTCCTCATCAGAAATCTCTTCGTACTCAGGTTCGGTGAAAAAGCTTTTTGCTCGTTTGATTTCTTTATCTGTAAGCAGAGTGGGAGTGTCTTTAAGCTTTTCCCATTCCAGGCTAACCTTCTCAGCAAAAGCCTCTGTCCCCATAGCCTTCACAAGTATCTTGATTCGGGCTTTATACTTGTTGTCTCTTCGGCCATGCAGGTTGTACACCCTTAGAATGGCTTCCAGATAGGTAAGAATGTCGTTTTCCGGAACGAAACTATTGATTTCGCTACCAATGATGGGAGTTCGGCCCAAGCCACCGCCGACAAGAACAGTGAAACCAATTTCTCCGTTTTCTTTCTTGACCAACTGAAGGCCAATATCGTGAAAGTGAATGGCGGCACGGTCTTCTTGAGAGCCACACACAGCGATTTTGAACTTTCGGGGAAGGAAGGCAAATTCGGGGTGAAATGTTGACCACTGACGAATGATTTCGCAGTAGGGGCGAGGATCGATAATTTCATCTTTGGCAACGCCTGCGAACTGATCCGAAGTGACGTTACGAATACAGTTACCGCTGGTTTGCACTGCGTGCATTTCGACCTCGGCAAGCTCTTCAAGAATATCGGGTACTTCTTCCAGTTTTGGCCAGTTCAGTTGGATATTCTGACGCGTCGTAATATGACAGTAGCCTTTGTCATAGTGACGGGTAATGTAGGCAATCTTGCGAAGCTGAGTGGCATTTAGCATTCCGTATGGAACGGCGATACGCAACATCGGTGCAAGTCGTTGGATGTAAAGTCCGTTTTGTAGGCGAAGCGGTAGAAACTGATCCTCTTTTAATTCTCCCGCTAAATATCGTTCTGTCTGACCGCGAAATTGAGCAACACGCTCTTTAACTAGCTTATGGTCATGTTCGTCGTAAACGTACATGTGGTCGATTTACCTTTGTTGTCAGTGAAATTCAGGTTGTTTAATAATCAAAACAAAACGTTGAGTATCAGAACACCGGAAATTTAAAGGAGGTGAAGGATACAGCATTCGCTTATAAAAACGAAGAAATTCAATGATATGAGCCAGCTGAATAATGGCCGTTTTCCCAGATAAGGCATATAAGTTTTAAATCTATACGTTGCTGAAAATTGAAAGCGGTGCTATTCGTTAAGTTAATAGTAAAGCTGCCGTTATAACTAATACAGATGATAAAAATTTTGGGGCTGAACCAATATGTTTGCGAGTAAAAAAGAATTGCTTCGGGTAAGCGAGGAAAGGGATTCTTTGCGTTCAGAAAACCAATCGCTAAAAAACCAAGTTGAAGAGCTGGGGATGCAACTGCAAACCTATCGTGATCAACAACAGCATCAAGCAGGTATTGATTCTACTGTTGACCAGGAAATTCGTTTGGTAATTGATAGTTATAGTGGTCTGGAGCCTATCAGGGAGTCGTTATCGGCTTCTTCGGAAGGAATGCAACGGCAAAAAGAAAGGCTTGAGCACACTGGCGAAGTATATGAGCAAACTTCAGCCACGCTTGCTCGAATTACAACCGATTTAAATGAAATATCCATTAGCGCGGGTGCTAGTCACGAAAGTGTTTCCAGGCTGAAAGGCGTAGCAAATGAAATCACTCAGTTTGTTGGCATTATCACCAATATTTCTGAGCAGACCAATTTGTTGGCCTTGAATGCTGCGATTGAGGCGGCGCGGGCAGGGGAGCAGGGGCGAGGGTTTGCGGTTGTTGCTGATGAAGTGCGGGCTCTGGCGAAACGCGCCAGTGAGGCCAGTAGTGAAATTGCCAATTTGGTTGGCCAGATTGAAAAGGATACGCAGGAAACAGATGAAAAAATAAGTGGCACAAGAGACAAGTGTGAGCAGCTCTCTAGCGAATCACACGCATCGTTTGCCGATGTTGGTCGGGTGTTAGAAGTGTCCAAAGATATGCACCAGATCATCACGCTGACGGCATCAGTGGGGTTTATTGAGACGGTTAAGCTTGATCATCTCGTCTGGAAAGCGAGGTTGTATTCTCATTTTCATCGTAGTCGGTATGACTCTCACGCCATTGATAGTGCGGATTCCTGTCGTTTTGGACACTGGTTACACGACGTGGGTAGGGCTAAATATGGCGGTACATCGACATTTCGCAAAATAGAAGATGCTCATAAACGGGTTCATGATCAAGGTATTGCCGCGCTTGAATCAGGCTCGAGAGGAAATCGGAGTGATGCCATAGGTCATCTAAAGGAAATGGAAGCATCAAGTGACCAGTTAATGGGGTATTTAACTGATTTCGAGAGCGGAATGCATTAATTTGGCGCATATGGTAAAAAAAACTTGATTGTTAAAGGAAGATTGGGTTGAATTGATCGCCTTAACTGGTTGCCTGATCATTTGGCAAAAAGGTTAGTTTTCTGTCACCAAAAATTAAAAAAATATAAGTAGGAGGGAGAATGGAAGACGATATTCAAATGACAGAGCAGGGCGATAGTATTGCTGACGCAATTGCCGCTGTAGCGCTTGTTTTTATTTTTGTTGCAACTTGTATTTTCTGGATATCAGGGCAATAAAAAAGAGACATAAAAAAAGCCCCATAATGGGGCTTTTTTTATGTCTGTCGATTTACCATTTTTCTTTTACACCACAAAACTGACAATTGTAAAAAGCGCAAGCAGAAAAAGTGACGTAAAAATTATTCCAGATATAATGTATGGGATTATGCTGGATTGCTGAAAGTCTAACTCTCTGTTTTTATTGCTTTGCACACCAATTGCGGCTGCCATGGAAGTTTTTATCAAGTGCCACATGCCCAATTTCTTTTTCGAGTTATCGCTTTCCACTATCACTTTCACCCATATCTGGTATTAGAAAAAACTTAATTATAATGAAGTCAGACAAAATGTGAACAACAGATATTCAGGGCAAAAAAAAAGCACCTTTGAATAGTGCTTTTTTGCTCGGTCATTTTGTTATTAGAATTATTAGCCTGCGAAGCTCACAAAGTGTGCGCTTTTACTATCGTCGCTATCGCGATTTAATGTTTCCTTTGCTGCGCGGTAATTAGCATTCGAGTCATTCAATTTTGCAAAGCAGTCTCGTCGCTCTTCGCCGATCGAAACTGAGCACATTGCTCGTAGCTTTTTATAGTCATCAACAACTTCCTGGGCAGCAGCTTTCGCTGGATTGGCTTGGCCTGCATATGCATTGATCGCCAAAAAGGCCGCTAGTGGTACGGCTAGAACACTAAGCTTCCTAAACATTTCTATACTCCAAATCCAAGGGTTACGGACAAATAGGAAAACTCGCTTGTGGCAGTTTATTTCCTGTGAATTTACATGAGGCTTTTGCAGTGTTTTACGGCATTTCTTCTGTCAAAAGACTCATGGTAATTATAGGGGGAAAATATGACCATCAAGGCTAATAATCGAACTATTCGGCAAAAATGTGACCATGTTTTCAAAGTCTGGCGTGACAACCAACCGAAATAAGCAGAGTTGTTTTAAATGTCATAATCTAATATGGATTGTAGCCATCGTTCCAGTTCAGAAATTGGCATTTGTTTTCTCATGGCAAGGTCTTCAACCTGGTCTTTGTTGATTTTTCCAGTGTTAAAATACTTGGCGTCAGGATGTGCAAAGTACCATCCAGAAACCGAAGCAGCAGGGTACATTGCAAAGTGTTCGGTTAAACTAATGCCTATTTCTTGTTCAACATTAAGCAAACTAAACAACGTTGCTTTTTCTGTGTGATCCGGACAAGCGGGGTAACCGGGGGCTGGACGAATTCCTTGATATCTCTCTTTGATTAGTGCGTCGTTATCCAGATTTTCGTTTGGAACATATCCCCAAAACTCTGTTCTCACTCTTTGGTGCAAGTGTTCAGCGAAGGATTCCGCCAGCCTGTCCGCAAGTGCTTTTACCATGATGGCGCTGTAATCATCTCCGGCATCTTCATATTCTTTCGCCAGTGCTTCCGCGCCAATGCCTGCTGTCACAGCAAAGCCACCAATGTAGTCTTCCTGTTGATTGCTCTCTGGACATACGAAATC includes:
- a CDS encoding nitrite/sulfite reductase, whose amino-acid sequence is MYVYDEHDHKLVKERVAQFRGQTERYLAGELKEDQFLPLRLQNGLYIQRLAPMLRIAVPYGMLNATQLRKIAYITRHYDKGYCHITTRQNIQLNWPKLEEVPDILEELAEVEMHAVQTSGNCIRNVTSDQFAGVAKDEIIDPRPYCEIIRQWSTFHPEFAFLPRKFKIAVCGSQEDRAAIHFHDIGLQLVKKENGEIGFTVLVGGGLGRTPIIGSEINSFVPENDILTYLEAILRVYNLHGRRDNKYKARIKILVKAMGTEAFAEKVSLEWEKLKDTPTLLTDKEIKRAKSFFTEPEYEEISDEESHALVDAQARENKAFGNWVRRNVSEHRVPGYRCVTLSLKPTGVAPGDVTSAQLEAIADLAEKYTYGEVRATHEQNIVLADVKASQLLDLWHEAKQAGFATPNIGTLTDMICCPGGDFCSLANAKSIPVAEAIQRQFDDLDYLYDLGDLDLNISGCMNACGHHHIGHIGILGVDKKGEEFYQVQLGGSSLKDAALAKVLGPAFSREEMPGVIQKLVDVYTENRVEGERFIDTYRRVGHDLFKERVYAKAH
- a CDS encoding methyl-accepting chemotaxis protein; its protein translation is MFASKKELLRVSEERDSLRSENQSLKNQVEELGMQLQTYRDQQQHQAGIDSTVDQEIRLVIDSYSGLEPIRESLSASSEGMQRQKERLEHTGEVYEQTSATLARITTDLNEISISAGASHESVSRLKGVANEITQFVGIITNISEQTNLLALNAAIEAARAGEQGRGFAVVADEVRALAKRASEASSEIANLVGQIEKDTQETDEKISGTRDKCEQLSSESHASFADVGRVLEVSKDMHQIITLTASVGFIETVKLDHLVWKARLYSHFHRSRYDSHAIDSADSCRFGHWLHDVGRAKYGGTSTFRKIEDAHKRVHDQGIAALESGSRGNRSDAIGHLKEMEASSDQLMGYLTDFESGMH
- a CDS encoding DUF934 domain-containing protein, with amino-acid sequence MQKLIKDKEIIDDSWSIVREEGTGNGNQILSLDAFLKAAKEGNLDTERTAVWLASDASIEAIADYVPSLKLIAVDFPAFADGRGFSIGRMLREQYDFTGELRAVGHFMEDQVFYLSRCGFNAFKMEDDCNLESMLNRLNDFSNSYQAAVDEPQPLFRRRA
- a CDS encoding DUF2970 domain-containing protein yields the protein MWHLIKTSMAAAIGVQSNKNRELDFQQSSIIPYIISGIIFTSLFLLALFTIVSFVV
- the sohB gene encoding protease SohB encodes the protein MEFLYEYGLFLAKAVTIVVAIGAVIALIVSAGMKGQGHDSGHIEVKSLNDKFDDIEETMKSVVLSEGQFKEEQKAKKKQEKEEKKAAKKAKDQSADEKPRVYVAEFDGDIKASAVEELREVVTAILALAKPEDEVVVKLESQGGMVHSYGLASSQLDRLVSASIPLTICVDKVAASGGYMMACVANKILAAPFAIIGSIGVVAQLPNFHRLLKKNDIDYEMLTAGEYKRTLTMFGENTDKGRQKFMEDLEDTHELFKEFITDHRPQVNIDEVATGEIWFGRRAVEKALIDEVMTSDQYLFDLKERADIYQVEFVQKKSLQEKLGISVEASIDKAFSKIWQTLNNKIFS
- a CDS encoding cation:proton antiporter, producing MSGVILETFFLIFCGSALIASLALYSRQPILVAYIAIGALLGPFGLEVLKDISYITDMSHIGIIFLLFLLGLDMQPKALLVVLRKATSVAVISSACFAAIGFIIGISFGFTLTESAIIGMASMFSSTIIGIKLLPTTVLHHKYTGELMVGLLLLQDFLAIFCLLILLSSSAGSFQIKPMLTALAALPLIAGGAYLFVRFVLINLITKFDRFHEYIFLLAIAWCLGLAELSERLHLSAEIGAFIAGITIATSPIAQYIALSLKPLRDFFLVLFFFSLGAQLNLALIPQVIGAVSVFAIAVLLLKPGIFYLLLRQHSEKENLAWDIGFRLGQISEFSLLIVFLAYSKNLIGDEASLLVQSAAIITFVISSYIVIFNFPNPIAVSDKLRRD